One window from the genome of Terriglobia bacterium encodes:
- a CDS encoding NYN domain-containing protein: MRIRVFVDYWNFQLSLNHKDADGRFKVDWRGLGPWLAKKAAEVVGCPSYTFDGVIIYASYNQQTDEGRKFNNWATTWLDRQPGINVRCLVRKPKSLPRCPSCYKEIADCPHCNVSIAATVEKGVDTLIATDLIRLAWENAYDIAVIASSDSDLVPAVEFIVQKGLKIVQAGFPPIGVDLATASWASFDVGRIRDEIKRP, encoded by the coding sequence ATGCGCATAAGAGTTTTTGTCGACTACTGGAATTTCCAGCTCTCCCTAAACCACAAAGACGCCGATGGCCGATTTAAGGTTGATTGGAGAGGGCTAGGTCCTTGGCTAGCCAAAAAGGCCGCAGAAGTCGTTGGATGCCCTAGCTACACCTTCGATGGCGTTATTATCTATGCCTCTTACAACCAGCAAACTGACGAAGGACGGAAGTTTAACAATTGGGCAACAACCTGGTTGGATCGTCAGCCAGGGATCAATGTCAGATGTTTGGTTAGAAAACCAAAATCCCTTCCTAGATGTCCGAGTTGTTATAAGGAGATAGCCGATTGTCCTCACTGCAACGTTAGCATTGCTGCCACGGTCGAGAAGGGTGTCGATACTTTAATCGCAACCGATCTAATTCGTCTGGCTTGGGAAAACGCCTACGACATCGCGGTGATAGCCTCCTCTGATAGTGATTTGGTGCCAGCAGTGGAGTTTATCGTGCAGAAGGGGTTAAAAATAGTACAAGCTGGATTCCCTCCCATTGGCGTAGACCTTGCAACGGCAAGTTGGGCGTCGTTTGATGTTGGACGAATCAGAGATGAAATAAAGAGACCGTAG
- a CDS encoding SocA family protein: MRLPFNEAKLTQAAARLLKLNQGKMNYMSLIKILYLVDRTALLTWGRPVTTDCYVSMDKGPVLSKTLDLINEKREPGTDSFWARHVSAPRNYSIMLLRNPGTSELSRAEEGLIQAVFMEHQSKTPWDLVKFVHSLPEWQDPEGSAIPITYAEILRAGKKTDSQVLEIKEELDSLSALHDIICSH; the protein is encoded by the coding sequence ATGAGACTTCCATTCAATGAGGCAAAATTGACGCAGGCTGCGGCCCGTTTGCTGAAGCTTAATCAGGGAAAAATGAACTATATGTCTCTGATAAAAATCCTCTATCTTGTTGACCGCACAGCATTATTGACTTGGGGACGGCCCGTCACCACCGATTGTTACGTTTCCATGGACAAGGGGCCAGTTCTGAGCAAAACCCTCGATCTCATAAACGAAAAAAGGGAACCAGGCACAGATAGTTTTTGGGCAAGACACGTATCCGCACCAAGGAATTATTCTATAATGCTCTTGAGGAATCCTGGTACAAGCGAACTGTCAAGAGCAGAAGAAGGCCTCATCCAAGCAGTTTTCATGGAGCATCAATCGAAGACTCCATGGGACTTGGTTAAATTCGTTCACAGCCTGCCAGAATGGCAAGATCCAGAGGGTAGTGCTATTCCTATTACCTATGCTGAGATCCTAAGAGCGGGAAAAAAGACAGATTCTCAAGTCTTGGAGATTAAAGAGGAATTGGATTCTCTCTCCGCCCTTCACGACATTATTTGCTCTCATTGA
- a CDS encoding pirin family protein, which translates to MELLNPGSVQWMTAGRGIIHSEMPEISDGSVWGYQLWINLPSRLKMIEPHYQDIPASRIPVIEWQGARVKVIAGDFHGSNGPAQSRFPVLYFDVDLSRDHTFSHPVPQEMNCFCYLYEGAITLGPEEQPRDVGADSAAGRMIVLGDGDSLLIRATSEKAGFLLVAGNRIGEPVARAGPFVMNTREELYRAFEDYRSGRLAT; encoded by the coding sequence ATGGAACTGCTTAATCCCGGGTCGGTCCAGTGGATGACCGCCGGCAGGGGGATTATTCACAGTGAGATGCCTGAAATCAGTGACGGTTCGGTTTGGGGGTATCAGCTGTGGATCAACCTGCCCTCGAGGCTGAAAATGATCGAACCGCACTATCAGGACATCCCGGCTTCACGCATCCCCGTCATTGAGTGGCAGGGAGCGCGAGTGAAGGTGATTGCGGGCGATTTCCATGGCAGCAACGGGCCCGCCCAGTCCCGCTTCCCGGTGCTCTACTTCGATGTCGATCTTTCACGGGACCACACCTTTTCGCATCCAGTTCCGCAGGAGATGAACTGCTTCTGCTATTTGTACGAAGGGGCAATCACTCTGGGTCCGGAAGAACAGCCTCGCGACGTGGGTGCCGATTCGGCAGCGGGCCGCATGATTGTTCTGGGAGATGGTGATTCATTGCTGATCAGGGCAACATCGGAGAAAGCCGGCTTCCTGCTCGTCGCCGGCAACCGCATCGGTGAACCGGTAGCCAGGGCTGGGCCCTTCGTGATGAACACCCGGGAGGAACTATATCGGGCCTTCGAAGATTATCGAAGCGGACGCCTGGCTACTTGA
- a CDS encoding IS1 family transposase, translating into MNKLSVDEKTQIISALVEGNSIRATCRMTGHSKGAVLKLLAEVGAACLDFHDRKVRDVRSQRVQCDEIWSFCRAKEKNVPEYAKGVFGWGDVWTWTAIDADSKLCVSWNVANRNAQSAYAFIHDLAERLRNRIQLTTDGHKVYLDAVEDAFGADIDYAMLVKLYGTVQEETRYSPAVCIGTRATAITGNPDQKHISTSYVERQNLTMRMNMRRFTRLTNAFSKKVENLMHAISLHFFYYNFVRIHQTLRVTPAMEAGLIGSSLTVRDIALLTEQKSK; encoded by the coding sequence ATGAACAAACTAAGTGTAGACGAAAAAACACAGATCATTTCGGCCTTGGTAGAAGGCAATTCCATCCGCGCAACCTGCCGCATGACAGGCCACAGCAAGGGCGCAGTCCTGAAGCTCCTGGCCGAAGTCGGCGCAGCATGCCTTGATTTCCATGACCGCAAGGTGCGCGATGTGCGCTCCCAACGCGTGCAATGCGATGAGATTTGGTCCTTCTGCCGAGCCAAGGAAAAGAACGTGCCAGAGTACGCCAAGGGCGTTTTTGGGTGGGGCGATGTCTGGACCTGGACGGCTATCGATGCTGACAGCAAGCTTTGTGTCTCTTGGAACGTCGCCAATCGCAACGCGCAGAGCGCCTATGCTTTCATCCATGACCTTGCTGAAAGGCTACGCAATCGTATCCAGCTCACCACAGATGGCCACAAGGTTTATCTGGATGCCGTTGAGGATGCTTTTGGTGCCGACATCGACTACGCCATGCTTGTGAAGCTTTATGGAACGGTTCAGGAAGAAACGCGCTATAGTCCCGCCGTATGCATCGGAACCAGGGCAACCGCGATCACCGGCAATCCAGATCAGAAGCACATTTCCACAAGCTATGTGGAGCGGCAAAACCTAACCATGCGCATGAACATGCGCCGATTTACGCGACTGACAAATGCCTTTTCCAAGAAGGTCGAGAACCTGATGCACGCGATCAGCCTGCATTTCTTCTATTACAATTTCGTGCGAATCCATCAGACGCTCAGGGTCACGCCTGCGATGGAAGCGGGACTGATCGGCAGTTCTTTGACGGTCCGTGACATCGCGCTTTTGACTGAGCAAAAATCAAAATGA